A genome region from Gopherus evgoodei ecotype Sinaloan lineage unplaced genomic scaffold, rGopEvg1_v1.p scaffold_35_arrow_ctg1, whole genome shotgun sequence includes the following:
- the HRC gene encoding sarcoplasmic reticulum histidine-rich calcium-binding protein isoform X2, with product MAPPTAWLLLGLLCALQPPAVHGNHRHGDVETPQQAQGQPHHHDDPGPGDGEPKGQAHHHGEEQQPHSCHGDVAHPQQAKGQPPPEAPGPGHYHHHGDVEPQGQPHFHGDRHYHHGDEEEQPHEAEDAPGPRRHDDEEDDAPGRRRHDAEEDEDEARWRPQPEEEEEDDGRPGHSEEEGDESEEEGDESEERVLRKPHGAEERRGRARQGEEDDEEEEEDSYQPGSVCQYCAFCKHCGECEKCPCKEGDTSEHCESCQYCQFCYVCPLLCETGCQPGGIMDQLSGALVQSVSSIFEHQEQ from the exons ATGGCCCCCCCCACGGCCTGGCTTCTGCTGGGCCTGCTCTgcgccctgcagccccctgcggTCCATGGCAACCATCGCCACGGTGACGTGGAAACCCCGCAGCAGGCCCAGGGGCAGCCGCATCACCACGACGACCCTGGCCCCGGCGACGGGGAGCCCAAGGGGCAGGCACATCACCACGGCGAGGAGCAGCAGCCCCACAGTTGCCACGGCGACGTGGCACACCCTCAGCAGGCCAAGGGACAGCCGCCTCCTGAggcccctggccctggccactaCCATCACCACGGCGATGTAGAGCCCCAGGGGCAGCCCCACTTCCACGGTGACCGCCACTATCACCATGGCGATGAGGAGGAGCAGCCCCATGAGGCAGAAGATGCCCCTGGGCCCCGTCGCCATGACGACGAGGAAGATGATGCCCCTGGGCGCCGTCGCCATGACGCTGAGGAGGATGAGGACGAGGCCCGTTGGCGCCCCCAgcccgaggaggaggaggaagacgatGGCCGCCCTGGGCACAGCGAGGAGGAAGGGGACGAGTCCGAGGAGGAAGGGGACGAGTCCGAGGAGAGGGTCCTGAGGAAGCCCCACGGGGCGGAGGAGAGACGGGGCAGGGCACGCCAGGGGGAGGAAGATGATG aggaggaggaggaggacagctaCCAGCCAGGCTCCGTGTGCCAATACTGCGCCTTCTGCAAG CACTGCGGGGAATGTGAGAAGTGCCCATGCAAGGAGGGCGACACCAGTGAGCACTGCGAGTCCTGCCAG TACTGCCAGTTCTGCTACGTGTGCCCCCTCCTCTGTGAGACGGGCTGCCAGCCAG GGGGCATCATGGACCAGCTCTCTGGGGCCTTGGTCCA gtcTGTCTCATCCATCTTCGAACATCAGGAGCAGTGA
- the HRC gene encoding sarcoplasmic reticulum histidine-rich calcium-binding protein isoform X1 — protein MAPPTAWLLLGLLCALQPPAVHGNHRHGDVETPQQAQGQPHHHDDPGPGDGEPKGQAHHHGEEQQPHSCHGDVAHPQQAKGQPPPEAPGPGHYHHHGDVEPQGQPHFHGDRHYHHGDEEEQPHEAEDAPGPRRHDDEEDDAPGRRRHDAEEDEDEARWRPQPEEEEEDDGRPGHSEEEGDESEEEGDESEERVLRKPHGAEERRGRARQGEEDDEEEEEEEEEDSYQPGSVCQYCAFCKHCGECEKCPCKEGDTSEHCESCQYCQFCYVCPLLCETGCQPGGIMDQLSGALVQSVSSIFEHQEQ, from the exons ATGGCCCCCCCCACGGCCTGGCTTCTGCTGGGCCTGCTCTgcgccctgcagccccctgcggTCCATGGCAACCATCGCCACGGTGACGTGGAAACCCCGCAGCAGGCCCAGGGGCAGCCGCATCACCACGACGACCCTGGCCCCGGCGACGGGGAGCCCAAGGGGCAGGCACATCACCACGGCGAGGAGCAGCAGCCCCACAGTTGCCACGGCGACGTGGCACACCCTCAGCAGGCCAAGGGACAGCCGCCTCCTGAggcccctggccctggccactaCCATCACCACGGCGATGTAGAGCCCCAGGGGCAGCCCCACTTCCACGGTGACCGCCACTATCACCATGGCGATGAGGAGGAGCAGCCCCATGAGGCAGAAGATGCCCCTGGGCCCCGTCGCCATGACGACGAGGAAGATGATGCCCCTGGGCGCCGTCGCCATGACGCTGAGGAGGATGAGGACGAGGCCCGTTGGCGCCCCCAgcccgaggaggaggaggaagacgatGGCCGCCCTGGGCACAGCGAGGAGGAAGGGGACGAGTCCGAGGAGGAAGGGGACGAGTCCGAGGAGAGGGTCCTGAGGAAGCCCCACGGGGCGGAGGAGAGACGGGGCAGGGCACGCCAGGGGGAGGAAGATGATG aggaagaggaagaggaggaggaggaggacagctaCCAGCCAGGCTCCGTGTGCCAATACTGCGCCTTCTGCAAG CACTGCGGGGAATGTGAGAAGTGCCCATGCAAGGAGGGCGACACCAGTGAGCACTGCGAGTCCTGCCAG TACTGCCAGTTCTGCTACGTGTGCCCCCTCCTCTGTGAGACGGGCTGCCAGCCAG GGGGCATCATGGACCAGCTCTCTGGGGCCTTGGTCCA gtcTGTCTCATCCATCTTCGAACATCAGGAGCAGTGA